From a single Brassica napus cultivar Da-Ae chromosome C9, Da-Ae, whole genome shotgun sequence genomic region:
- the LOC106362473 gene encoding putative GTP diphosphokinase RSH1, chloroplastic isoform X1, producing MASASSMSVSVECVNICNLTKGDGNVRSDCNALSCAWKAPRSLTGFLASTAHPAVCSLYLCGRSGRKSRVKSCAWQSYEYEVGFSEVTHFVNVRKILSSRSSCGGHRRCELYCLSSESSGASDDVTIETLWEDLFPAISYLSCKELEFVQKGLKLAFEAHDGQKRRSGEPFIIHPVAVARILGELELDWESIVAGLLHDTVEDTNFVTFEKIEAEFGATVRHIVEGETKVSKLGKLKCKTDTESIQDVKADDLRQMFLAMTDEVRVIIVKLADRLHNMRTLCHMPPHKQSSIAAETLQVFAPLAKLLGMYSIKSELENLSFMYVSAEDYEKVTSRIANLYKEHEKELAEANRILVKKIEDDQFLDLVTVNTDVRSVCKETYSIYKAALKSKGSIDDYNQIAQQLRIVVKPKPSAGVGPLCSPQQICYHVLGLVHEIWKPIPRTMKDYIATPKPNGYQSLHTTVIPFLYESMFRLEIQIRTEEMDLIAERGIAVYYNGRALSAELAENPIPLGRKSRGKTGCLNNTDFALRIGWLNAIREWQEEFVGNMSSREFVDTITRDLLGSRVFVFTPKGEIKNLPKGATVVDYAYLIHTEIGNKMVAAKVNGNLVSPTHVLENAEVVEILTYNALSSKSAFQRHKQWLQHAKTRSARHKIMRFLREQAAQCAAEITQDRVNDFVADSDSDVEDLTEDSRKSLQWWEKILVNVKQFQSQDKSRNATPESQNGSVWVPKVNGKHNKAIKNASLENPEFFSPGDGIAKIFPANIPAYKEVLPGLDSWRASKIDSWHHLEGHSIEWLCVVSMARKGIIAEVTTVLAAEGITVCSCVAEIDRGRGLAVMLFQIEANTESLVSVCAKVDLISGVLGWSSGCSWPRSADNAQVLEC from the exons ATGGCTTCTGCTTCTTCCATGTCCG TGTCTGTGGAATGTGTGAACATATGCAATCTAACGAAAGGAGACGGGAATGTAAGAAGTGATTGCAATGCTCTCTCCTGTGCTTGGAAAGCTCCTAGATCGTTAACTGGGTTTCTAGCTAGCACTGCTCATCCGGCTGTGTGTTCTTTGTATCTATGTGGCAGAAGTGGAAGAAAGAGTAGAGTAAAATCT TGCGCTTGGCAGAGTTATGAATATGAAGTAGGTTTCTCTGAGGTTACTCACTTTGTAAATGTGAGAAAAATCTTGAGCTCCAGATCATCTTGTGGTGGTCATAGAAGATGTGAACTGTATTGCTTATCATCTGAATCTTCTGGTGCTTCCGACGATGTTACCATCGAAACATTATGGGAG GATCTTTTCCCAGCGATATCTTACTTATCCTGTAAAGAATTAGAGTTTGTTCAGAAGGGCCTCAAG TTAGCGTTTGAGGCACATGATGGTCAAAAGAGACGTAGTGGCGAACCATTCATTATACATCCAGTTGCAGTTGCTCGTATCCTTGGGGAACTT gAATTGGATTGGGAGTCTATTGTTGCTGGATTACTTCATGACACGGTCGAGGATACAAATTTTGTTACTTTCGAAAAGATAGAAGCAGAGTTTGGTGCAACTGTACGTCACATAGTAGAAGGGGAGACTAAG GTGTCAAAACTGGGAAAGTTGAAGTGTAAAACCGATACTGAATCGATACAAGACGTTAAAGCAGATGATTTGCGGCAGATGTTTCTGGCGATGACAGACGAG GTCCGCGTTATCATTGTCAAGCTTGCTGACCGGTTGCATAATATGCGAACTCTCTGCCACATGCCTCCCCATAAGCAG TCCAGCATTGCAGCGGAGACTTTGCAGGTCTTTGCTCCTTTAGCGAAATTGCTTGGAATGTATTCAATAAAG TCTGAACTGGAAAATCTATCTTTCATGTACGTAAGTGCCGAGGATTACGAGAAAGTCACAAGCAGGATCGCTAACCTCTACAAAGAGCATGAGAAAGAACTCGCTGAG GCAAACAGAATTTTGGTGAAAAAGATTGAAGATGATCAGTTTTTGGACCTTGTTACTGTGAACACTGATGTTCGATCTGTCTGCAAGGAAACTTACAG catatacAAAGCTGCACTCAAATCAAAAGGATCAATTGATGATTACAACCAGATTGCTCAG caGTTACGGATTGTTGTAAAGCCAAAACCTTCTGCGGGGGTTGGGCCTCTGTGCAGTCCACAACAG ATATGCTATCATGTTCTTGGGCTAGTTCATGAGATCTGGAAACCTATTCCCCGAACT ATGAAAGATTACATTGCGACACCAAAGCCTAATGGCTACCAGAGCCTCCATACTACTGTGATTCCGTTCTTGTATGAGAGTATGTTTCGGCTGGAGATTCAG ATCAGAACCGAGGAGATGGACTTGATAGCTGAAAGGGGAATAGCTGTTTACTACAATGGCAGGGCTCTTTCTGCTGAGTTAGCTGAAAATCCTATTCCTTTAGGTAGAAAGTCAAGGGGGAAGACAGGTTGCCTCAACAATACAGATTTTGCACTCAGG ATCGGGTGGCTAAATGCAATTAGGGAATGGCAAGAGGAGTTTGTGGGTAACATGAGCTCTAGAGAATTTGTGGATACTATTACGAGGGATCTTTTAGGTAGTCGTGTGTTTGTATTCACACCTAAAGGAGAG ATAAAGAACCTTCCTAAAGGGGCCACCGTTGTTGACTACGCTTATCTGATTCACACGGAGATCGGAAACAAGATGGTTGCAGCAAAG GTGAATGGTAATCTTGTTTCCCCAACGCACGTTCTTGAGAATGCCGAGGTCGTAGAGATACTCACCTACAAC GCCCTCTCAAGCAAATCTGCTTTCCAGAGACATAAACAGTGGTTGCAACACGCCAAAACAAGGAGTGCAAGACACAAGATTATGAGg TTTCTAAGGGAGCAAGCTGCGCAATGTGCTGCAGAAATAACCCAGGATCGAGTCAATGACTTTGTGGCGGACTCTGACAGTGACGTGGAAGACCTCACGGAAGATTCAAGAAAGAGCTTACAGTGGTGGGAGAAAATTCTCGTTAATGTTAAGCAGTTCCAGTCACAAGACAAAAGCAGAAACGCAACACCGGAGTCTCAAAACGGCAGCGTTTGGGTCCCAAAGGTGAATGGGAAACACAACAAAGCCATCAAAAACGCGAGTCTGGAGAATCCAGAGTTCTTCTCACCTGGGGATGGAATTGCCAAGATTTTTCCTGCTAACATCCCTGCTTATAAAGAAGTGCTGCCCGGTTTAGACAGCTGGCGAGCCAGTAAGATCGACTCATGGCATCATCTGGAAGGTCACTCCATCGAGTGGTTATGTGTTGTATCCATGGCTCGTAAAG GCATAATCGCAGAGGTTACAACAGTCCTTGCAGCTGAAGGCATCACAGTATGTTCTTGCGTG gcTGAGATTGACAGAGGAAGAGGATTAGCAGTAATGTTGTTTCAAATAGAAGCAAACACTGAAAGTTTG GTTAGCGTTTGCGCAAAGGTGGATCTAATCTCGGGTGTGTTGGGGTGGTCCAGTGGTTGCAGCTGGCCAAGATCAGCAGATAATGCTCAAGTTCTTGAGTGTTAA
- the LOC106362473 gene encoding putative GTP diphosphokinase RSH1, chloroplastic isoform X2 produces MASASSMSVSVECVNICNLTKGDGNVRSDCNALSCAWKAPRSLTGFLASTAHPAVCSLYLCGRSGRKSRVKSCAWQSYEYEVGFSEVTHFVNVRKILSSRSSCGGHRRCELYCLSSESSGASDDVTIETLWEDLFPAISYLSCKELEFVQKGLKLAFEAHDGQKRRSGEPFIIHPVAVARILGELELDWESIVAGLLHDTVEDTNFVTFEKIEAEFGATVRHIVEGETKVSKLGKLKCKTDTESIQDVKADDLRQMFLAMTDEVRVIIVKLADRLHNMRTLCHMPPHKQSSIAAETLQVFAPLAKLLGMYSIKSELENLSFMYVSAEDYEKVTSRIANLYKEHEKELAEANRILVKKIEDDQFLDLVTVNTDVRSVCKETYSIYKAALKSKGSIDDYNQIAQLRIVVKPKPSAGVGPLCSPQQICYHVLGLVHEIWKPIPRTMKDYIATPKPNGYQSLHTTVIPFLYESMFRLEIQIRTEEMDLIAERGIAVYYNGRALSAELAENPIPLGRKSRGKTGCLNNTDFALRIGWLNAIREWQEEFVGNMSSREFVDTITRDLLGSRVFVFTPKGEIKNLPKGATVVDYAYLIHTEIGNKMVAAKVNGNLVSPTHVLENAEVVEILTYNALSSKSAFQRHKQWLQHAKTRSARHKIMRFLREQAAQCAAEITQDRVNDFVADSDSDVEDLTEDSRKSLQWWEKILVNVKQFQSQDKSRNATPESQNGSVWVPKVNGKHNKAIKNASLENPEFFSPGDGIAKIFPANIPAYKEVLPGLDSWRASKIDSWHHLEGHSIEWLCVVSMARKGIIAEVTTVLAAEGITVCSCVAEIDRGRGLAVMLFQIEANTESLVSVCAKVDLISGVLGWSSGCSWPRSADNAQVLEC; encoded by the exons ATGGCTTCTGCTTCTTCCATGTCCG TGTCTGTGGAATGTGTGAACATATGCAATCTAACGAAAGGAGACGGGAATGTAAGAAGTGATTGCAATGCTCTCTCCTGTGCTTGGAAAGCTCCTAGATCGTTAACTGGGTTTCTAGCTAGCACTGCTCATCCGGCTGTGTGTTCTTTGTATCTATGTGGCAGAAGTGGAAGAAAGAGTAGAGTAAAATCT TGCGCTTGGCAGAGTTATGAATATGAAGTAGGTTTCTCTGAGGTTACTCACTTTGTAAATGTGAGAAAAATCTTGAGCTCCAGATCATCTTGTGGTGGTCATAGAAGATGTGAACTGTATTGCTTATCATCTGAATCTTCTGGTGCTTCCGACGATGTTACCATCGAAACATTATGGGAG GATCTTTTCCCAGCGATATCTTACTTATCCTGTAAAGAATTAGAGTTTGTTCAGAAGGGCCTCAAG TTAGCGTTTGAGGCACATGATGGTCAAAAGAGACGTAGTGGCGAACCATTCATTATACATCCAGTTGCAGTTGCTCGTATCCTTGGGGAACTT gAATTGGATTGGGAGTCTATTGTTGCTGGATTACTTCATGACACGGTCGAGGATACAAATTTTGTTACTTTCGAAAAGATAGAAGCAGAGTTTGGTGCAACTGTACGTCACATAGTAGAAGGGGAGACTAAG GTGTCAAAACTGGGAAAGTTGAAGTGTAAAACCGATACTGAATCGATACAAGACGTTAAAGCAGATGATTTGCGGCAGATGTTTCTGGCGATGACAGACGAG GTCCGCGTTATCATTGTCAAGCTTGCTGACCGGTTGCATAATATGCGAACTCTCTGCCACATGCCTCCCCATAAGCAG TCCAGCATTGCAGCGGAGACTTTGCAGGTCTTTGCTCCTTTAGCGAAATTGCTTGGAATGTATTCAATAAAG TCTGAACTGGAAAATCTATCTTTCATGTACGTAAGTGCCGAGGATTACGAGAAAGTCACAAGCAGGATCGCTAACCTCTACAAAGAGCATGAGAAAGAACTCGCTGAG GCAAACAGAATTTTGGTGAAAAAGATTGAAGATGATCAGTTTTTGGACCTTGTTACTGTGAACACTGATGTTCGATCTGTCTGCAAGGAAACTTACAG catatacAAAGCTGCACTCAAATCAAAAGGATCAATTGATGATTACAACCAGATTGCTCAG TTACGGATTGTTGTAAAGCCAAAACCTTCTGCGGGGGTTGGGCCTCTGTGCAGTCCACAACAG ATATGCTATCATGTTCTTGGGCTAGTTCATGAGATCTGGAAACCTATTCCCCGAACT ATGAAAGATTACATTGCGACACCAAAGCCTAATGGCTACCAGAGCCTCCATACTACTGTGATTCCGTTCTTGTATGAGAGTATGTTTCGGCTGGAGATTCAG ATCAGAACCGAGGAGATGGACTTGATAGCTGAAAGGGGAATAGCTGTTTACTACAATGGCAGGGCTCTTTCTGCTGAGTTAGCTGAAAATCCTATTCCTTTAGGTAGAAAGTCAAGGGGGAAGACAGGTTGCCTCAACAATACAGATTTTGCACTCAGG ATCGGGTGGCTAAATGCAATTAGGGAATGGCAAGAGGAGTTTGTGGGTAACATGAGCTCTAGAGAATTTGTGGATACTATTACGAGGGATCTTTTAGGTAGTCGTGTGTTTGTATTCACACCTAAAGGAGAG ATAAAGAACCTTCCTAAAGGGGCCACCGTTGTTGACTACGCTTATCTGATTCACACGGAGATCGGAAACAAGATGGTTGCAGCAAAG GTGAATGGTAATCTTGTTTCCCCAACGCACGTTCTTGAGAATGCCGAGGTCGTAGAGATACTCACCTACAAC GCCCTCTCAAGCAAATCTGCTTTCCAGAGACATAAACAGTGGTTGCAACACGCCAAAACAAGGAGTGCAAGACACAAGATTATGAGg TTTCTAAGGGAGCAAGCTGCGCAATGTGCTGCAGAAATAACCCAGGATCGAGTCAATGACTTTGTGGCGGACTCTGACAGTGACGTGGAAGACCTCACGGAAGATTCAAGAAAGAGCTTACAGTGGTGGGAGAAAATTCTCGTTAATGTTAAGCAGTTCCAGTCACAAGACAAAAGCAGAAACGCAACACCGGAGTCTCAAAACGGCAGCGTTTGGGTCCCAAAGGTGAATGGGAAACACAACAAAGCCATCAAAAACGCGAGTCTGGAGAATCCAGAGTTCTTCTCACCTGGGGATGGAATTGCCAAGATTTTTCCTGCTAACATCCCTGCTTATAAAGAAGTGCTGCCCGGTTTAGACAGCTGGCGAGCCAGTAAGATCGACTCATGGCATCATCTGGAAGGTCACTCCATCGAGTGGTTATGTGTTGTATCCATGGCTCGTAAAG GCATAATCGCAGAGGTTACAACAGTCCTTGCAGCTGAAGGCATCACAGTATGTTCTTGCGTG gcTGAGATTGACAGAGGAAGAGGATTAGCAGTAATGTTGTTTCAAATAGAAGCAAACACTGAAAGTTTG GTTAGCGTTTGCGCAAAGGTGGATCTAATCTCGGGTGTGTTGGGGTGGTCCAGTGGTTGCAGCTGGCCAAGATCAGCAGATAATGCTCAAGTTCTTGAGTGTTAA
- the LOC106365510 gene encoding sucrose synthase 3, whose product MSNPKLTRILSMRDRVQDTLSAHRNELVALLSRYVDQGKGILQPHNLIDELESIIGDDDARKKSLSDGPFGEILKSAMEAIVIPPFVALAVRPRQGVWEYVRVNVYELSVEQLTVSEYLCFKEELVDGASSSDPFCLELDFEPFNANVPRPSRSSSIGNGVQFLNRHLSSVMFRNKDCLEPLLDFLRVHKYKGHPLMLNDRIQSIYRLQSQLSKAEDHISKLPEETPFPEFEYSIQGMGFEKGWGDTAGRVLEMMYLLSDILQAPDPSSLEKFLGMVPMVFNVVILSPHGYFGQANVLGLPDTGGQVVYILDQVRALETEMLLRIKRQGLDITPRILIVTRLIPDAKGTTCNQRLERVSGTEHTHILRVPFRSDKGILRKWISRFDVWPYLENYAQDAASEIVGELRGVPDFIIGNYSDGNLVASLMAHKMGVTQCTIAHALEKTKYPDSDIYWKDFDNKYHFSCQFTADLIAMNNADFIITSTYQEIAGTKNTVGQYESHGAFTLPGLYRVVHGIDVFDPKFNIVSPGADMTIYFPFTESEKRLTALHGSIEEMLYSPEQTDEHVGTLSDRSKPLLFSMARLDKVKNISGLVEMYGKNTKLRELVNLVVIAGNIDVNKSKDREEISEIEKMHGLIKNYKLEGQFRWITAQTNRARNGELYRYIADTKGAFAQPAFYEAFGLTVVEAMTCGLPTFATLHGGPAEIIEHGVSGFHIDPYHPEQAGNIMAEFFQRCKEDPNHWNKVSDSGLQRIYERYTWKIYSERLMTLAGVYGFWKYVSKLERRETRRYLEMFYILKFRDLVKTVPLSDDE is encoded by the exons AtgtcaaaccctaaactcactAGGATTCTAAGCATGAGAGACCGCGTGCAGGACACGCTCTCCGCTCACCGCAACGAACTCGTCGCTCTTCTCTCCAG GTACGTTGATCAGGGAAAAGGGATTCTTCAGCCGCACAACTTAATCGACGAACTCGAATCCATCATCGGAGACGACGACGCAAGGAAGAAGAGTCTCTCCGATGGTCCTTTCGGCGAAATCCTCAAATCCGCAATG GAAGCCATAGTGATACCACCGTTCGTTGCCTTAGCCGTTAGACcaagacaaggtgtttgggAATACGTTCGTGTCAATGTCTACGAGCTAAGCGTTGAACAGTTAACTGTCTCCGAGTATCTTTGTTTCAAAGAAGAACTCGTTGATGGAGCTAGCAGCAGCGACCCTTTTTGCCTTGAGCTTGATTTCGAGCCTTTCAACGCAAACGTGCCGCGTCCTTCGAGGTCGTCTTCCATTGGGAATGGAGTTCAGTTTCTGAACCGTCACTTGTCTTCTGTTATGTTCCGTAATAAAGATTGCTTGGAGCCTCTGCTTGACTTCCTAAGGGTTCATAAGTACAAAGGTCAT CCATTGATGTTGAATGATCGGATTCAAAGCATATACAGGCTTCAAAGCCAACTTAGTAAAGCAGAAGATCACATCTCTAAGCTCCCAGAAGAAACTCCATTCCCTGAATTCGAGTATTCGATTCAAGGAATGGGGTTTGAGAAAGGATGGGGAGACACCGCGGGACGAGTGCTCGAGATGATGTATCTTCTCTCCGATATTCTTCAAGCTCCTGATCCTTCCTCCTTGGAGAAGTTTCTTGGGATGGTGCCAATGGTTTTCAACGTTGTCATCTTATCTCCACATGGATATTTCGGACAAGCAAATGTCCTAGGCTTGCCGGACACTGGTGGACAA GTTGTTTACATTCTAGACCAAGTTCGAGCCCTTGAGACTGAAATGCTGTTGAGGATAAAGAGACAAGGACTGGACATAACACCTAGGATTCTCATT GTAACAAGACTAATACCAGACGCGAAAGGAACTACATGCAACCAGAGGTTAGAGAGAGTAAGCGGAACTGAGCATACACACATCCTCCGAGTTCCTTTTAGGTCTGATAAAGGGATCCTTCGCAAATGGATTTCAAGATTCGACGTGTGGCCTTACCTAGAAAACTATGCTCAG GATGCAGCAAGCGAGATCGTCGGCGAACTACGAGGAGTTCCTGACTTTATCATCGGTAACTATAGCGATGGAAACCTTGTTGCATCGTTAATGGCACATAAAATGGGTGTTACACaa TGTACTATTGCACATGCTCTGGAGAAAACAAAGTATCCGGACTCAGACATTTACTGGAAAGACTTCGACAACAAGTACCACTTCTCTTGCCAGTTCACTGCTGATCTAATCGCCATGAACAACGCAGACTTCATCATCACAAGCACTTACCAAGAGATCGCAGGAAC GAAGAACACGGTCGGTCAATACGAAAGCCATGGAGCTTTTACGCTCCCGGGGCTATACAGAGTAGTTCACGGCATCGATGTGTTTGATCCAAAGTTCAACATAGTCTCACCTGGAGCAGACATGACCATTTACTTCCCTTTTACCGAAAGTGAAAAGAGACTCACAGCTTTACATGGTTCCATTGAAGAAATGCTCTATAGCCCTGAGCAAACTGATGAGCATGT TGGTACATTGAGCGATAGGTCGAAGCCATTACTCTTCTCTATGGCGAGGCTAGACAAAGTGAAGAACATCTCGGGTTTAGTTGAGATGTACGGTAAGAACACAAAGCTGAGGGAGCTGGTGAACCTAGTCGTAATAGCTGGTAACATTGACGTGAACAAGTCCAAAGACAGAGAAGAGATCTCAGAGATTGAGAAGATGCATGGCCTTATAAAAAACTACAAGCTTGAAGGACAGTTTCGTTGGATAACGGCTCAGACTAACCGAGCTCGAAACGGCGAGCTTTACCGTTACATTGCGGATACAAAAGGTGCTTTCGCTCAGCCTGCGTTCTACGAGGCCTTTGGGCTTACGGTGGTGGAAGCAATGACTTGTGGGCTTCCTACTTTCGCCACTCTGCACGGTGGGCCTGCTGAGATTATAGAGCATGGGGTGTCTGGTTTCCATATTGATCCGTACCATCCTGAGCAAGCTGGTAACATTATGGCTGAGTTCTTTCAACGCTGTAAGGAAGATCCTAACCATTGGAACAAAGTATCAGATTCTGGACTGCAGAGGATATATGAAAG GTACACATGGAAGATATACTCTGAGAGGCTAATGACACTAGCTGGTGTGTATGGTTTCTGGAAATACGTATCGAAGCTGGAGCGTCGTGAGACTAGAAGATACCTTGAGATGTTCTACATTCTCAAGTTCCGCGACTTG gtgAAAACTGTACCTTTAAGCGACGATGAATGA